The genomic interval TGTTATGAACCCATAGCATGTGTTATGATTGAGACTCACAGCAGTGCTGGAGGGATGTCATTGGCTAGGGCAGAAGGGCTGGGATCTAGTATAGCGGAGAAGGggctgtctgtgctgctgtcaAGGGCACTCAGGCATCTAACAGGAGGAAAGCAAAAGATAACAGTCAGGTGCTGATGGGTCCCACATGTCATAGTGGAAGCTTATGGACTTTCTTTCATGATTGCCTCTAtttttgtactaaaatagaaaataaagtcatCTGCTGAAATTTTTGAAAGTGAAAATTGTTTTGGATGGTTGAAGTGACAAAAGAGAAGTATTGTCTGGGAAAGTGGGAAACCGAGTGGGCTAGGGAGCTATAGTAGCTGAGCACTCAAGATCAGAGATCACAAAATGAAAAGGAGCTCAGTCAACGTGATTTTATGTTTCTCCAGCTGTGTTCAGCTTCATGTGTACTGGATTAATTGGATCCAgggttgggcggcacctatggctcaaggagtagggcgccggtcccatatgccggaggtggcaggttcaaacctagccccggccaaaaaaaacacaaaaaagcaaaaacaaaaaaattggatCCAGTGTCGAGGTTTAGCCAAGTAAGTGAGTTTTGTTCCTCTTTCCACATAAAGTGACTTAATAAGATTTAGTTGTTGGTAATCACAAACAGTGAAATCTCTTAGGAAGAGAGTGTAAATATTACAGATTTAGACCTGAGACAGTTGAGACTTGATGACAGATAAACTCTTGATCCTGCTGTGCTGAAAGGAACTCTTgtgattttcagatttctgactACATGATGCTGCCTGACACAGCCACCCTATCAGAGCGACTTCGAGTATGTCTACAGGAGGGCGATGAGAACCCTCGGGACTTTACCACCCTCTTCGACCTGTCTATTTACCAGCTGGATACCACATCTCTCCCTAAGGTCATCAAGTCAGTACCTATGGCTCTCTGACCTTCATTGTACTCCATTCAGAGTATTGGTTTGAAAACATGAGCCTGAGGGTGGGAGTTAGGGTCACTGCAAATGTGGCATGCAAAATGTGTTCTCAGGTCTATGGTAAGGTCAACAAAGGAGCTGGGGTGGGGATGCACGGTTGGTGCAAAAGAACTGTCAGCAGTGATTAGCCCCTGTCTGTGCCAGGCTCTGCACCAGACATTTAAGgtaaactttattcttttttatctaAGACTTCTCCTAGTTTTAGCGCAGAGAGTCCTCTAAGTTGTAGCAGACCACTCAGTAAATGGAGATGGTGGTCACTATCATTTGATCTGGGAGACTGACAGTGCTATTTATTAACTGACACTAAGAATGCAGAAAGGGGGTTTGGCGCctttaacacagtggttacagcctggccacatacacccaggctggtgggttcaaacccagcctgggccagcaaaacaacaatgacagctgcaacaaaaatagccaggtgttgtggtggtcacctgtagttccagctattagaggccaaggcaagagaatcacttaagcccaagagtttgaggttgctgtgagttatgctacggcactctactgaaggtgacatagtgagactctgtctcaaaaaataatacaggAAGGGTATAAATAAATGGGTTCTGTTCTGAGCACTCTCAGTCTAAAGTGGCTGAGAGGTTTCCCTGTGAGAAACACAGGTGGGGCCGGGCACaatggttcatacctgtaatcaccactctggaaggccgaggcaggtggattgcctgagcttatgagtttcagaacagcctgagccagcagaacaagaccctgtctctaaaactagccaccTGGTGGTGCCCGTAGTTCACTgggtagggcaacagccacataaactgaggctggcgagtttgaatctggcccgggacagctaaataacaatgacaactgcaacaaaaaaatagccatacggggcagcacctgtggctcaaaggagtagggtgctggccccatatactggaggtggcaggttcaaacctgccctggccaaaaactgcaaaagaaaaaaatagccgggcggcgcctgtggctcagtgagtagggcgccggccccatatgctgagggtggcaggttcaaacccggccccggccaaactgcaaccaaaaaatagccgggcattgtggcgggcgcctgtagtcccagctgctcgggaggctgaggcaagagaatcgcctaagcccaaggatttggaggttgctgtgagctgtgtgaggccattgcactctactgaggcataaagtgagactctgtctctacaaaaaaaaaaaaaaaaaaaatagccatgcattatggcgggttcctgtagttccagctacttgggaggcaagagaatctcacttaagcccaagagttggaggttgctgtgagctgtgacgccatggcactctaccgagggtgacatagtgagactcttatctaaatagataaataagtaaataaataaataaaactagctgggtgttgtggcaggtgcctgaagtctcagctacttgggaagctgaaacaagaggattgcttgagcccaagagcttgatggtgctgtgagctaggatgccacagcattctaccaagggtgataaatgagactctgcctcaaaaaaaaaaagaaaaaaatataggtgGAACTACTAGTTTAGGTCTAGCAGGCACTTCACCTTCTTACTTCACTTAATATTTTGAGCAGTCCTCTGAGTTACTGGCCTCATTTCCAAATGAATAAACTGAGGTTTTGAAGAAGGGAAGGTATTTTCCCAAGATGGGATCATGGATTTAAACGCAAGCTTCAGTGACTTTAAAGTCAGTGCTTTCACCTGCTTTGCTGTTGTTTTCCATCCCTAATGACAAGGACAGGAAGTAGCATTTTTGAGTATCTTTGGCCTGGCATAGGATTCACATCTGGATAAACCAAAGGCTGAGGGGTACAGCTACAAATAATTGTCTTCCTACCCCTGTACTTATGTTCAGGTTCAACAAATCCTTACTGAGATCCTACTGTACCAGACACTATGCCTGAGGTTTGTGGTGTTATAGAACAGACAAGATAAGACAGACTTTATGTAAAGTATAAACTAGAGGTATGGgtacaaagaagaaagagaatttgaTATTTAGGAGTGAGCAGGAAGGTCTTTGAGAAGGAGGTGCTTTTTTGGCTGCACATGtacataacatttcttttttttttttttttgagacagagttgccctcactatgttgctctcagtagagtgctgtggtgtcacagctcacagcaacctcaaactcttgggcttaagcgattctcttgcctcagcctcccaagtagctgggactacaggtacccgccacaacagctattttttgttgcagttgtcgttgttgagCTGGtcgggccagtttcgaacccgccagccttggtatatgtggctggtgctgtaaccactgtgctatgggcgccaagcctcaacaaacatttttttttttttttttttgtagagacagagtctcactgtaccgccctcgggtagagtgccatggcgtcacacggctcacagcaacctccaactcttgggcttacgcgattctcttgcctcagcctcccgagcagctgggactacaggcgcccgccacaacgcccggctatttttttgttgcagtttttggccggggctgggcctgaacccgccaccctcggcatatggggccggcgccctactcactgagccacaggcgccaccctcaacaaACATTTTTTAGAGGCTTGTGTCTGCAGGGCTTGTCCAGGCAAGGGAGCAGCCTGAAGGTCAGGGCCACTAGTAAAGTCCTCTATAGGAGGGACTTGCTTGAGTGTTAGTTTTGCACATGGTTTAGGGATGATGATCCCAGTGTGTTACATTTGTTgtacactttatttctattatttcactgcaattatataatgaaataattatgcaaCCTATCCTAATGCAGatgcagcttaattgtcactTGCTACTCACTAATAGGGTTTAGATATGAATCAGCAAGCAATTGGTGGATTaaggtctctgtgcagtcaaccTTCTCTACTAATGATGATCTACATTTATAGCCACCCCCCAGCactagcatcactgcctcagcaccacctcagatcatcaggcattagattctcaaaagGAGCCACAACCTCATCCCTCATGCACAGTTTACAGGGAATTGGCTTCTTCATGCTCTAGCTTTGCCCCAGCCCCTGGAAGGGACTCCAAAAGAGGCAACCCACCTGAAGGATGCACTTTCACTCCATTTCAGTGGCTTCCTGGGAATAAGGGGAGTGTTCTCTGCAAAGGGGTAAAAggctctatttttcttcttctttttttttttttttaaatgatactgTTTTATTGCTAACTGCAAGTGAGGCCTGCATGGGGTGGTGGGTGTGCTGGGCTCAGGGGATGTGTGGGCTCTGAGGAGGGGTTGATGATGGGGTCTAGAAGGAAATGGGGTGGGTTTGGAGGCCAGGTGGGGTCCTCACATCCGCTTGTGAGGATGGGCAGCCTTGAGAAAGGATTCATGACAAGCCACAGCCATGCCTCCGATAAGATTAAGGAATTCTTGGAAATCTAACTGCCCATCAGAGTTGAGGTCCAGTTTCTTCATCATGCGGTCAAGCACGCCAGGGTCCTTCTGATTCTTTGTGAAGGCAGCCAGCTCTGTGTTCATGAAGTTCAGGAACTCAGTCTTGGACAGGGTGTAGCTGTAGCTGTCCTTTCCAGCGTACTTCTGGAACACAGCGATCAGGGACTCAATGCACCACTCGGTCTCAGTGGGGCTGGGGACTTTTGCCATGCTGGAGCTGAGCGAGGCACCGAGGCTGTGGCTGGGAGCGGCATGGCAagttgtctctatttttcttcttaatactTATGAATACCTGGGATCTTAGTGGGTTTTTCCTCTAGTGTTTGTCTCTCTTCCTCCATAATGTAAGTTCCATAAGGGCCTTCCGTGATCCCCTTTTCCATTACTACTATACTCCTGGTATATAAAATTGCTTGGAACATAGTGGATATTCAGGAAACATTTGTTGAGTGATCCACTAAAGTGCATATTGTACAGATTCATTCATTTGGCAGCAGCAGACTTCAGATTTGattcctccctctttttcttttgaggcagagtctttgttgccctcagtagggtgccgtggtatcatcgctcacaacaaactcaaattcttggactcgagtgatccttttgcttcagcctaccaagtagctgggattataggctcttgccacaacacccagctattttttttagagatggggtctcttgctcaggctgttctggaacttgagctcaagcaatccacctgccttggcctcccagagtgctaggattataggtgtgagccactgcacctggccttgactcctagctctttttttttttttttttgagacagagtctcactttgtcgccctcaatagagtgtcatggtgtcacagctcatagcaacctcaaagtcttgggcttatgcaattttcttacctcagcctcctgaattgctgggactacaggcacctgccacaacgcccagctacttttcttttatagagacaggatcttgctcttacttaggctgatctcaaactcctgacctcaggtgatccacctgcctcggcctcccaagtgctgggattataggcgtgagccaccgtaccctgCCAACTCCTACCTCTTGATGAGGAAAACAAGGATacagggctgggctcagtggttcacacctgtaatcccagcattctgggattCAGAGTGTAATCCCAGCAGTCAggtaggttcaagaccagcctgagccagagcaagacctcacctctaaaaaatagctgggcattgtggcaggtgcctgtagtcgcagctactcaggaggctgaggcaagagaatcacttgaacccaaaagttggaggttgatgtgagctgtgacgccatggcactctaccaagggtgacaaagtgagactcaaaaaaataaataaataaggatgcaCAATGAGTTACAAGATTCAGAGTATCCATCAGCCAAAACCAAAAAGCCTATttagagccaggcacagtggctcatcctttaatcccagcactttgggaagtcaaggtgggaggatcgcttgaggccaggagtttaagactaacCTGAGTAACATAGTTAGACCTCATttttacaaaaagtagaaaaattagctgagtgtagtggctcatacctgtagtcccagctacttgggaactaagacaggaggatcccttgagcctaggagtttgaggttgcagtgagctatgatgagcccagacaacagaatgagaccctgtctcaaaaaaaaaaaaaaaaaaaaagggcctgtTTAGGAGAAGTCTAATACAAAACTTGAAAgaaatttttcctttcagttctcaATGAATAATATTGTATGATACAATAGAGACAATTCCTGGAAGGATCATTACTTTAGATATAACAATatattttgcctgtttttctttttttgtagagacagagtctcactgtaccgcccttgggtagagtgccgtggcgtcacatggctcacagcaacctctaactcttgggcttaagcgattctcttgcctcagcctccgagcagctgagactacaggcgcccgccacaatgcccggctattttttggttgcagtttggccggggccgggtttgaaccgctaccctcggcatatggggcctgcgccctactcactgagccacaggcgctgcccgattttgcctgtttttctaaAAAAGTACTGAACCACCATAACTGATGAAGAGCAGAACAATGGGGTCAGTTAGATATGCTTTGCCAGTTTCTTATCTGGAGCCTACTTTTTTATCTTATTAACACAGGGCACACGAGCAGCTAAACGTGAAACATGAACCACTCCAGCTTATCCAACCTCAGTTTGAGACACCGCTGCCAGCCCTTCAGCCTGCGGTAAGTAGGTGCATTTGGGGGATCTGCTGTTGGCCCTTATGCTTCCAGCTGGGCCCTCACTATGGAACCTTCCGTGTGCTATGTGTGGCACACTACTCATGGATTTGTAGTGCTCCACCTCCAAACATACTCAGGCACCACACCCGTTAGTATTCTATAGAGATTTCCATGTGGTATTGTTCCCAGCTTAGGAATCAAAGGTGTGGACTTTCTTGGCTATTAAATACTTCCCATCTTGTAGGGTCAGAGGGCATATATGAGAATGCCTGGATCAAAAGGAGGAAAAGCCTTGCACTGACTTTCCAGGCATTGAGCACTGTTTCATAGCACAATTCTAAAGCCCAGGGGATAGTCATgtgaaaagaaaagttattttttgacattttagtccagactttttttttttccccatagtgacagggtctcactacgtTATCTGGCTGATTTGGAACTCCTGGTATCAAGTACtcttccctccttggccttccaaagtgctgggattacccgcgtaagccatcacacctggctttGGTCCAGCATTAACTCAACTTGCCTTTAAAATTGTcctgttgggtggcgcctgtggctcagtgagtagggcaccagccccatataccgaggttggcgggttcgaacccatccccagccaaactgccacaacaacaacaaaaatagctgggtgttgtggtaggtgcctgtaatcccagctactcaggaggctgaggcaagggaatcgcctaagcccaagagctggaggttgttgtgaactgtgatgccacggcactctaccaagggcaacaaagtaaaactcttgtctcaaaaaaaaaattttttaaaataaaataaaattgggcggcgcctgtggctcagtgagcagggcgctggccccatatgccgagggtggcgggttcaaacccagccccggccaaactgcaacaaaaaaatagctgggcgttgtggcgggcgcctgtagtcccagctactcgggaggctgaggcaggagaatcgcctaagcccaggagttggaggttgctgtgagctgtgtgatgccacggcactctaccgagggccataaagtgaaactctgtctctacaaaaaaaaaaaataataaaataaaataaaattgtcctGTCCAACCACATTTTGGAATGTTACAAGCTAATTGGCTTAATCTTGGTGGCTTGAAATTGCCCATGATGAGAGGTAGTAGTTAAACATCTCCTAGCACGTCATTGGTTCAGTTCTACGAATTCTGACTCCAAGTTGAACACTTTCTATATTAATCTACATCTGCTTCCCCAAATAATTTCTGTCCCTAAAGAACTCACGATTAAATAAGAAAcaaggtcaggcacagtggctcacacatataattctagcattctggaggctgaggcatgaggattttttgaccccaggagtttgaggtcagcctgggcaatatagtgaaacccAATCTCTACAGAACACCCAACAGGACAATTGTAAAGGCAACTtgaaaatcagccaggcatggtagcacacatGTAGTCcttgctgcttgggaggctgaggtagaagaatcATTTGTGCGTAGGAGGTCAGGGTTAtaagtgagctgtgatcacaccactacactccagcctaggtgacagagaagaaacctgtctcaaaaataaatgaatgaatgagaaacaaGTTCTGCAATTAAATATACAacacaagggcggtgcctgtggctcagcgggtagggcgccggtcccatatgccggaggtggcgggttcaaacccagcaaaaaaaaaaaaaaaccacacaaaaaaaaaatatatatacaacacAAATCTATGCCCCAAGCTTTTGCATCATTGTGCAGAGTTAAATGGCTCTGATACATTGGTTTGGTTGGTTTCATGGAATGGTTAGAGCTGGTTCCATTTGGTTGCTTACAATGGGCTAGTAGTCTTCCTTGATATGGGTCTCATGGATGAGGTAGAGGAGATGTGATGGGAGTTTGGGTGGTTCTTCCCAGAGGAAAGGCTGAGTTGACCCTTTACTGCCCTTGTGACTTACCAATGTTAGATACACTCCTTCATGAAAGACTTTATCTCCTTTTAGGTTTTTCCTCCTAGTTTCAGGGAATTACCACCTCCTCCTCTGGAGCTGTTTGACTTAGATGAGACATTCTCCTCTGAGAAGACTCGGCTTGCTCAGATTACCAATAAGTGTAAGTTTGGccaattttaaaagtttgttttctgGCTCAgatcctgtagcacagtggttagaagGCCAGGTTCAGACattgagggtagcgggttcgaacctggcctgggccagctaaacaacagtgacaactgcaataaaaaaatagctgagcgttgtggcaggcgcctttagtctcagctatttgggaggctgaggcaagagaattgcttaagcccaagagtttgaggttgctgtgagctgtgacggtatGGCACTCTACGGGGGTGAcataatgatactctgtctcaaaaaaaaaaatttttttttttgttttctcttgtttgATTTAATCATAAACTTTTGAGATTTGTTATGAGAGAAAATTTAAGAGTTTGTTTAGGGAGAACAAAATGAGAACAGGAGTATAAAGTTAAAATTCTTGTTTATTTCACGTAAAGGATTTTGGTTGTTTTTCCTGAAGCTAGTTAGCTCAGTGAGTTAGAACATGGTACTGAGCAGAACACCAAAGGTCTCAACTTTTATACCTATAGGTCCTTAGTTCTCACCATTCTACGGTCTGAAAGACCATAGGATGAATCCTGACCTTGGCTGCTACTTAGCAAGTCTTGGTCAGATGTCAGAGGAGCAGTTTAATAAGGAAATTGATTTAGGGAAAACAATCATAAAGACTTCTAGGGGACTCTCTGGGACAGGATTCCAGAGAGAGCCAAGTATGCCTACCTTGACATGTGGATGAGAAAATGAGGCCCTAGGCAGCACAGCTCTATGGTGAATGATCCTCCTGACTCTTAGCCCCGTGCTGCTTCTGACACGAACTGCCTCCAACAGACCAAATGGGCCTGTATATATACACTCAGAGGTGTACAGTTAACCATCCACTTGAGACAGTGACCCCATTCCTGGGAATCTAAGGAAATGAATGAAGATACACAGATGACTTCtgcactatttatttaaaaatagaagctgggggcttggtgcctgtaactcagcagctagcgcaccagccacatacaccagatctggcaggttcgaatccagcctgggcctgccaaacaacagtgacaattataaccaaaaaatagctgggctttgtggtgagtgcctgtagtcccgtctacttgggagactgaggcaagagaatcgcttaagcccaagagtttgaggttgctgtgagctatgacgccacggcactctgcctcTTTCATGAATCTAAGAATATGGAATGTCTACAATATATCATTAAATGATGAAGGCAacttataaaactattaaaatctgATCTTATTTTTGCATTTACACACAGAAGCATACATAACAATAATTCTCCGTGGTATTGGTGGGCATAGAGCTAGGACGAGAGTGTTACACCTGTATATTTGAATATCTTAATAAAAAAACTTTGATTTCtgttataactttaaaaatgtaaatcagaaggtgaaaaacaaaatttcagtaCACCATGAGAAAGACAGTGATGACTGTCCATTCCATATAGGGCTGCTGGGAATGGCTTCACAGAGATAATTATGggtgatttcttcttcttctttttttttttttttgagacagaatctcaagctgttgccctgggtagagtgccatggcgatatcataactcacagcaacctccaactcttgggctcaagcagttttcttgtctcagttttttcttttgtatttttagtagagatagggtctggctctggctctggctcaggttggtctcaaacctgtgagctcaagcaatccacctgtctcggcctcccagcatgctaggattactggtgtgagccaccttgcccagactgatttctttttctttaattgttattgtaaatgctgttttaaaatacctgtttttttttttagagacagagtctcattttgtcaccctcggtagagtgctatgacgtcacagctcacagcaacctccagcttttgggcttaggtgattctcttgcctcagcctcccaagtagctgggactatatgtgcccaccacaatgcctggctatttttttgttgaagtttggctgggaccaggttcaaacccaccacccttggtatatgggaccagcctcctactcactgagccacaggcaccacccaaaataccaatatttttttctcatggtgATCCATGTTATGTTCAGAAAATGGTAATTTGATTTTTCGCTATTGATTGCTCCTAGAGTTTGTAATGTGGGAATGTTAGACCTGGGGAAAGCCAGAACCAGTCCAACTTTATTCTGGTGAAGAGTGTCATACTTTTGTACTAATtcataaaagcagcacattggaGATCTCTAAGGTCTGTCACTGTTGAAGTCCTATAGTCACATTACCCAAGAAAGGTAAATGATCTTAAGAGATATACAAACTTGATAGGCA from Nycticebus coucang isolate mNycCou1 chromosome 21, mNycCou1.pri, whole genome shotgun sequence carries:
- the LOC128573296 gene encoding protein S100-A11-like; this encodes MAKVPSPTETEWCIESLIAVFQKYAGKDSYSYTLSKTEFLNFMNTELAAFTKNQKDPGVLDRMMKKLDLNSDGQLDFQEFLNLIGGMAVACHESFLKAAHPHKRM
- the IFT52 gene encoding intraflagellar transport protein 52 homolog isoform X2 — protein: MFSDQYLDKEENSKIMDVVFQWLTTEDIQLNQIDAEDPEISDYMMLPDTATLSERLRVCLQEGDENPRDFTTLFDLSIYQLDTTSLPKVIKAHEQLNVKHEPLQLIQPQFETPLPALQPAVFPPSFRELPPPPLELFDLDETFSSEKTRLAQITNKCTEEDLEFYVRKCGDILGVTSKLPKDQQDAKHILEHIFFQVVEFKKLNQEHDIDTSETAFQNNF